Proteins encoded in a region of the Podospora pseudopauciseta strain CBS 411.78 chromosome 6, whole genome shotgun sequence genome:
- a CDS encoding hypothetical protein (COG:Q; EggNog:ENOG503NXJW), producing MHSLITPLIAVLIIHRILLIIQRIYFHPLSSFPGPKLAAATSLYETWHALFSRSPLSWPEHQRFVLHPKYGPVVRIRPNALHISDPDAFRDVHKVGSKFTKAKYFYVPFRLSNALFGSTDPDFHRKRRSLIAPMFAKGEVIKLYEGLVKGKREMMVGNIRSFLERGSSVVNMKNALAGLVLDVAAEAICQTSYGYVCLILVVQKPAYAYRATACWKLTRSRHTPLRTQSTCSPSPGQ from the coding sequence ATGCACTCTCTTATAACCCCCTTAATTGCTGTCCTCATTATACACCGCATTCTTCTGATCATCCAGCGCATCTATTTCCATCCTCTCTCTTCGTTCCCGGGCCCAAAATTGGCAGCTGCAACATCTCTTTACGAAACGTGGCATGCCCTCTTTTCACGGTCACCACTGTCATGGCCTGAACACCAGCGATTTGTGCTGCACCCCAAATATGGCCCTGTTGTGCGCATCCGGCCAAATGCCTTGCACATATCTGATCCCGACGCCTTTCGAGATGTTCACAAGGTCGGCAGCAAGTTCACAAAAGCAAAATACTTTTACGTTCCCTTCCGCCTCTCCAATGCGCTTTTTGGTTCGACGGACCCGGATTTCCACCGAAAAAGACGTTCGCTCATTGCACCCATGTTTGCCAAGGGTGAGGTGATCAAGCTCTACGAGGGCTTGGTAAAAGGCAAGcgggagatgatggtggggaaCATCAGGTCGTTCCTGGAAAGGGGTTCCAGTGTGGTGAACATGAAGAATGCACTGGCTGGGCTAGTCCTTGATGTCGCGGCAGAGGCCATCTGTCAGACATCCTACGGGTATGTTTGTTTGATCTTGGTTGTTCAAAAGCCTGCCTATGCTTACCGTGCAACAGCTTGTTGGAAACTGACACGCTCGAGGCACACCCCCTTACGAACTCAGTCGACATGCTCGCCCAGTCCTGGACAATAG
- a CDS encoding hypothetical protein (COG:S; EggNog:ENOG503P6AW) — protein MRQVRPYREPRFVTDDQQLVGNRRWFPCPCEDETKKGIKYKAIPWASRPHHCSSSSSPPLKAAAMKLSLLAFLPAVLALPAAESSGIVSRQTAVATTDNYIFTLTLPQFTVRRNNRNPASLDWSSDGCSNSPDNPFGFPFTPACHRHDFGYRNYKKQSRFTDANRKRIDDKFKVDLLYQCSSNGHGAVCRALADVYHAAVRAFGGSGASKREEEEDWVKIYEEKLAIYNELVKEAQATGELWTLE, from the exons ATGAGGCAGGTTCGTCCATATCGAGAACCCCGTTTTGTGACCGACGACCAGCAGTTGGTCGGAAACCGCCGATGGTTTCCTTGTCCTTGTGAGGATGAGACGAAGAAAGGGATCAAGTATAAAGCCATACCATGGGCGTCCAGACCTCATCAttgctcctcatcctcttcaccccctctCAAAGCCGCCGCCATGaaactctccctcctcgcttTTCTCCCCGCCGTCCTGGCCTTGCCCGCGGCCGAATCGTCGGGCATCGTGTCCAGACAGACAGCCGTTGCCACGACCGACAACTATATCTTCACTCTGACCCTCCCTCAGTTCACCGTCAGGCGCAACAACCGCAACCCGGCGTCTCTGGACTGGAGCTCGGATGGCTGCTCAAACTCCCCCGACAACCCGTTTGGCTTCCCATTTACTCCCGCCTGCCACCGCCACGACTTTGGTTACAGAAACTATAAGAAGCAAAGCCGGTTCACGGATGCCAACCGCAAGAGGATCGATGACAAGTTCAAGGTTGA TCTTCTTTACCAGTGCAGCTCCAACGGCCACGGTGCCGTCTGCCGTGCTCTGGCGGATGTCTACCATGCTGCCGTTAGAGCGTTTGGTGGGAGCGGAGCCagcaagagagaggaggaagaggattgGGTCAAGATTTACGAGGAGAAGCTCGCCATTTACAACGAGCTCGTCAAAGAGGCCCAGGCCACGGGTGAGCTGTGGACATTGGAGTAG
- a CDS encoding hypothetical protein (EggNog:ENOG503P04X), with protein MLVLFPLLCLVLGALGVDIPMWLDGALVDATATDDSHNTGGTISVNGWTVQVPKNMLVTFPAAYVPWKDFVAQKAAVIGYEVNVAGNIVNGVSIAAQIIVQEFAMEINQGYIEEINFDGTMKILNGPIIRINDPNAVFSVGYSSPFMVADDKSPSVSSFSGFPMCVPRSSNDTLCPSSQRPVVAGTPRRIFQAPDPLVMAPFLPGDFIMYRGFRNAQNQLICFDIVAWNVQITTTGSPAYIRVEETLVGVYTPNTNAEVAETRFIGYTSDPSVTVSISAIDIDPCTGHETYRSIGVGQARPEEGGRNKWIARIDGTTPSIYTREYRMVASSGTVVTRNGIVAGEYVAPILEWIQPELLVPGIEPIINEYAAMSHLTRGVGPDEDGNIFGPLDPFPQSGVTVFNISTCAGPVTPGEPGEGESQTANPRIDATIPISATGSQVATVPHTKRLYVRHDDTFTLRGYQDNNNMGSNDTLTWSWSVLTDQSAGTQSNLVTFTPSSDSKSISVRFANSAPTGEYVFQLAISSANHNTTGNFTYTVSVFSGPDIVSVDAVTWTSGQSGTIGVTCSSLYLVDWKVNMQVTYPGDRGTTTSAMAATPPGSGLWSFSSRRVDRPGTITCRSALNGQATRSGTTAKRAVQLKA; from the exons ATGCTTGTGCTCTTCCCACTTCTCTGCCTCGTCCTCGGGGCCTTGGGGGTTGACATCCCCATGTGGCTGGACGGAGCTCTTGTTGA tgccaccgccaccgatGATTCCCACAACACTGGAGGAACCATCTCGGTCAATGGATGGACAGTCCAGGTTCCCAAGAACATGTTGGTTACCTTTCCAGCGGCCTATGTGCCCTGGAAGGACTTTGTAGCTCAAAAGGCTGCCGTTATAGGATACGAGGTCAAT GTCGCTGGCAACATTGTGAATGGCGTCTCGATCGCAGCCCAGATTATTGTTCAGGAGTTCGCGATGGAGATCAACCAGGGCTATATTGAGGAGATCAACTTCGACGGCACCATGAAGATTCTGAACGGCCCCATCATTCGAATCAATGACCCCAATGCCGTCTTCTCAGTCGGCTATTCCTCCCCCTTTATGGTGGCCGATGACAAGAGCCCTAGCGTCAGCTCATTCTCTGGCTTCCCCATGTGTGTCCCTCGGTCGTCCAACGACACACTTTGCCCATCCTCTCAGCggcctgttgttgctggcacCCCACGCAGAATCTT TCAAGCCCCCGACCCGTTGGTCATGGctcctttccttcctggAGACTTTATCATGTACAGAGGCTTCCGCAACGCGCAGAACCAGCTCATCTGCTTCGACATTGTCGCCTGGAACGTtcagatcaccaccacaggcAGCCCAGCTTACATCAGAGTGGAAGAGACACTTGTTGGCGTGTACActcccaacaccaacgccgAGGTGGCCGAAACACGGTTCATCGGCTACACGAGTGATCCCAGCGTCACCGTCTCCATCAGCGCCATTGATATCGATCCCTGCACCGGCCATGAAACCTACAGATCTATCGGTGTTGGACAGGCCCGTCCTGAAGAGGGTGGACGCAACAAGTGGATCGCGCGCATCGACGGGACCACCCCTTCCATCTACACGCGTGAGTACCGCATGGTTGCCTCTAGCGGGACTGTGGTCACCAGGAACGGAATTGTAGCGGGCGAGTATGTCGCTCCCATTCTCGAGTGGATTCAACCTGAGCTCCTCGTTCCCGGTATCGagcccatcatcaacgaGTATGCCGCCATGTCCCATCTGACTCGTGGTGTCGGTCCCGACGAGGATGGCAACATCTTTGGTCCTCTcgaccccttcccccagTCCGGCGTCACCGTCTTCAACATTTCGACTTGTGCCGGGCCGGTCACCCCTGGAGAGCCGGGCGAGGGGGAGTCACAGACAGCCAACCCCCGTATCGATGCCACGATCCCCATCTCTGCCACCGGAAGCCAAGTTGCCACCGTTCCTCACACCAAGCGTCTCTATGTCCGTCACGATGACACCTTTACCCTTCGCGGCTACcaggacaacaacaacatggGCAGCAACGACACCCTGACCTGGAGCTGGTCCGTGTTGACCGATCAGTCTGCTGGAACCCAGTCCAACCTTGTCACTTTCACCCCTTCGTCTGACTCCAAGTCCATCTCGGTCCGCTTTGCCAACTCTGCACCCACCGGCGAGTACGTGTTCCAGCTCGCCATTTCGTCGGcaaaccacaacaccacggGTAACTTCACCTACACCGTTTCGGTGTTCTCTGGGCCGGATATCGTGTCCGTTGATGCCGTCACCTGGACGAGCGGCCAGAGTGGCACCATCGGTGTCACTTGCAGCAGTTTGTATCTAGTTGACTGGAAGGTCAACATGCAGGTAACTTATCCCGGTGACAGGGGCACCACAACCAGCGCTATGGCGGCAACTCCTCCCGGCAGTGGGTTGTggtccttctcctcgagACGGGTTGACCGGCCTGGCACTATCACATGCAGGAGTGCACTCAACGGACAGGCAACGCGATCTGGGACCACGGCGAAGCGCGCGGTGCAGCTCAAGGCCTGA
- a CDS encoding hypothetical protein (EggNog:ENOG503P0D7; COG:Q) — MRVAVIGAGPSGLVTLKYLLSACDSLGCDPVEPILFESESSVGGTFAHRTYEDGELTTFSDFRPQDSDPDFLSTDRYVEYLNVYCTHFGLWEHLKLSTTVVSIRKNGNRSHIITYRQQDGPQTAEHECDAVAICTGLHVTPNIPNINGVDRVSKVFHSSEFKNRSQFGLGKTVLILGSGETAMDLGYLAMHSPIKRVLMSHRDGFLCAPKRIPDPVILPILGNKPDPNRLNVPVDSSSASLFDTAYVHRRLRDQMLLWHYYDIFIKSTLWLVGGSKYGMAQWIGGISDERYHAIFFNKSNKAMPYLSAPYRQERELSIVQRIRSSLIQVPLAETGGRHIDLAPWPTHFDEQGIVHFRSNNRPEFHRLKGQRIKPDVVIFATGYTQTFSFLSDDYPTPESLDTRSIWKSTNPSVAFIGFIRPSFGAIPPLSELQAQLWVVNLLRPALVPRPLSITDEPHYKLKMNNRSRIQYGVDHESYAYQLALDMGAATGFSQVLSRGWAYQTSKGRRNGGWYKLPLVWALGANFNTKFRLRGPWKWKGAEDVLVEELWATVERRGGFFGHVTLSGLPMAVFGCISLVLWVLEPVMNILGMLM, encoded by the exons ATGCGGGTGGCAGTCATCGGTGCCGGGCCTTCGGGTCTAGTGACACTAAAGTATCTGCTCTCAGCTTGTGACTCTCTGGGTTGTGACCCTGTCGAACCGATCTTGTTCGAGTCCGAGTCATCGGTGGGGGGGACGTTTGCTCATCGCACATatgaggatggagag CTTACGACATTTTCCGACTTTAGGCCTCAGGACTCCGACCCGGACTTCCTTTCGACTGACCGTTATGTCGAGTACCTCAACGTTTACTGCACACACTTTGGGCTTTGGGAGCACCTCAAACTTTCGACTACCGTTGTCTCGATCCGCAAAAACGGGAACAGGAGCCATATCATTACTTATCGGCAGCAAGACGGTCCACAGACTGCAGAACATGAATGCGATGCCGTGGCCATTTGTACCGGACTCCACGTTACTCCGAATATCCCAAACATCAACGGCGTGGACCGAGTATCAAAAGTCTTTCACTCGTCCGAGTTCAAGAATAGGAGCCAGTTTGGACTGGGGAAAACGGTGCTTATCTTGGGTAGTGGCGAGACGGCCATGGATCTGGGATACCTCGCCATGCACAGCCCTATCAAAAGAGTCTTGATGAGCCACCGCGATGGATTTTTGTGCGCGCCCAAGAGAATTCCTGATCCTGTCATTTTGCCCATTCTTGGTAACAAGCCTGACCCGAACAGACTCAACGTGCCGGTCGACAGCAGCAGTGCTAGTCTTTTTGACACGGCCTACGTCCACCGCCGTCTGAGAGACCAAATGTTGCTGTGGCATTACTATGATATCTTTATCAAATCGACCctttggttggttggtggctCCAAGTATGGAATGGCACAGTGGATAGGGGGGATATCGGATGAGCGGTATCACGCCA TTTTTTTCAACAAATCCAACAAGGCCATGCCATATCTATCAGCCCCATATCGCCAAGAACGGGAATTGTCCATTGTCCAGAGAATCAGGTCTTCCCTCATTCAGGTGCCACTAGCAGAGACTGGTGGTCGACACATTGACCTGGCACCCTGGCCTACCCACTTTGACGAACAAGGCATCGTTCATTTTCGGAGCAACAACCGTCCCGAATTCCACCGCCTGAAGGGCCAAAGGATCAAGCCTGATGTGGTGATATTTGCAACAGGATACACACagactttttctttcttatcCGATGATTACCCTACGCCAGAAAGCCTTGATACACGATCCATCTGGAAGTCGACAAATCCTTCTGTTGCTTTTATTGGGTTTATCCGCCCATCCTTTGGCGCCATACCGCCGTTGTCCGAACTACAAGCTCAACTTTGGGTTGTCAACCTTTTGCGCCCTGCATTAGTACCAAGGCCCTTGAGCATCACGGATGAGCCACATTACAAACTCAAAATGAACAACAGATCGCGAATCCAGTACGGAGTGGACCACGAGAGCTATGCATATCAGCTTGCACTTGACATGGGAGCTGCAACAGGATTCTCCCAGGTTTTATCACGAGGATGGGCATATCAAACGTCAAAGGGTAGACGCAATGGCGGGTGGTACAAGTTGCCTCTAGTATGGGCTTTGGGAGCTAACTTCAACACCAAATTCCGGTTGAGGGGCCCATGGAAGTGGAAAGGTGCAGAGGACGtcttggtggaggagctgtgGGCCACGGTTGAGCGAAGAGGAGGGTTCTTTGGCCATGTTACACTCTCTGGCTTGCCTATGGCTGTCTTCGGGTGCATCAGCTTGGTGCTGTGGGTGTTGGAGCCTGTTATGAACATTTTGGGGATGCTAATGTGA
- a CDS encoding hypothetical protein (CAZy:AA1; EggNog:ENOG503NW8V; COG:Q), with product MLSILTSALLAVSASPVVLGRATPEQKHKLVARKDWESPTYPWLYQFPLPIPPVKTPKLTVTNPVTGNPIHYYEVYINRFTQQVYPNKGPATLVGYDGISPGPTFIVERGHEAVVRFVNNASIENSVHLHGSYSRAPWDGWAEDVTMPGEFKDYYYPNQQAARFLWYHDHAFMHTAENAYFGQAGAYIIHDPAEDVLNLPSGYGVHDIPLVLSSKQYNNNGSLFTTNGETDSLFGDVIHVNGQPWPYFNVEPRKYRLRFLDAAVSRTFKLYFQRQTGSSAKIPFQVIATDAGLMTSPATTNDLYISMGERYEVVFDFSPFAGQNITLRNTDDVGQDDDYLHTNKVMRFIVGNTPVTDTSSVPSTLATVDWPTPDGTGVDRHFKFDRSNGEWQINGVVFADVNNRVLANVPRGKVEIWELENGGGGWSHPIHIHLVDFKVLWRSNDDGRPVYNYEAQGLKDVVWLAPNEIVRVEAHYAPWDGVYMFHCHNLIHEDHDMMAAFNVTALTDLGYNETAFRDPMEARWRAEPVTAAKFTTAAITEKIQFMARLQPYNNVEEVLEVLDEYWATHSKRDAQDPAPKTRRMRIEGGKVKEVR from the exons ATGTTGTCCATCCTCACTTCCGCTCTTCTCGCCGTCTCGGCCTCGCCTGTTGTCTTGGGTCGGGCTACGCCTGAGCAAAAGCACAAGCTGGTCGCCAGAAAGGATTGGGAGAGTCCTACCTATCCCTGGCTTTACCAATTTCCTCTGCCTATTCCTCCGGTCAAGACGCCCAAACT GACCGTTACCAACCCAGTGACTGGTAACCCCATTCACTATTACGAGGTTTACATCAACCGGTTCACCCAACAAGTGTATCCAAACAAGGGCCCCGCAACTCTTGTTGGCTACGACGGCATCTCTCCCGGTCCGACCTTTATCGTAGAGAGAGGCCATGAGGCTGTTGTGCGCTTCGTCAACAATGCCAGCATCGAAAACTCGGTCCATCTCCACGGGTCATACTCT CGCGCTCCTTGGGATGGTTGGGCAGAGGATGTGACCATGCCAGGCGAGTTCAAGGACTACTACTATCCCAACCAACAGGCAGCCCGTTTCCTGTGGTACCACGATCACGCATTCATGCACACTGCTGAGAATGCATATTTTG GCCAGGCTGGGGCCTACATCATTCATGATCCTGCCGAGGACGTCCTGAACCTTCCCTCAGGTTACGGTGTTCATGATATTCCTCTGGTGCTCTCTTCCAAGCAGTACAACAACAATGGCAGTCTGTTCACCACCAATGGTGAGACGGACTCGCTCTTTGGCGATGTTATCCACGTCAACGGCCAGCCATGGCCCTATTTCAACGTTGAGCCTCGCAAGTACCGCCTCCGCTTCCTCGACGCTGCCGTCTCCCGCACCTTCAAGCTCTACTTCCAGCGTCAAACCGGCAGTTCAGCCAAGATCCCTTTCCAAGTCATTGCCACAGATGCCGGCTTGATGACCTCACCAGCCACCACAAACGACCTTTACATCAGCATGGGAGAGCGGTACGAGGTTGTCTTTGACTTTTCGCCATTTGCTGGCCAAAACATCACCTTGCGCAACACGGACGACGTGGGCCAGGACGACGATTACCTCCATACCAACAAGGTCATGAGATTCATCGTTGGCAACACCCCAGTGACCGACACCAGCTCCGTTCCCAGCACTCTAGCTACTGTCGACTGGCCCACCCCTGATGGAACCGGTGTGGACAGACACTTTAAGTTTGACCGCTCCAATGGCGAATGGCAGATCAACGGAGTCGTCTTTGCTGATGTCAACAACCGTGTGCTTGCCAATGTTCCCCGCGGCAAGGTTGAAATTTGGGAGCTCGagaacggcggcggcggatggAGCCACCCAATCCACATTCACCTGGTCGACTTCAAAGTCTTGTGGCGTTCGAATGACGATGGCAGACCGGTCTACAACTACGAGGCCCAGGGTTTGAAGGATGTTGTCTGGCTTGCGCCCAACGAGATTGTCAGAGTGGAGGCCCATTATGCCCCATGGGACGGAGTCTACATGTTCCACTGCCACAACCTGATTCACGAGGAT CACGACATGATGGCTGCCTTCAACGTCACTGCTCTGACTGACCTAGGTTACAACGAGACCGCGTTCCGTGACCCCATGGAGGCCAGATGGAGAGCCGAGCCGGTCACGGCTGCCAAGTTCACCACGGCTGCCATCACCGAAAAGATTCAGTTCATGGCCAGACTGCAGCCCTACAACAATGTCGAGGAAGTCTTGGAGGTTCTCGACGAGTACTGGGCCACGCACAGCAAGCGTGACGCCCAAGACCCTGCTCCCAAAACAAGAAGAATGAGAATTGAGGGCGGGAAGGTCAAAGAGGTCCGGTGA
- a CDS encoding hypothetical protein (COG:S; EggNog:ENOG503PCX9), with protein MEQDNGAGRAAFSWNSRYIFQSSTPPPIQITHSTAHHAKKKNPTMRSLFLLPIIWHLVLAASVRSIFLFKDVMKSNTTALKTSGFNTLIMFGVGILSNGDIMYYSNTPESQDVRIASGGVYVGGDALAQKVRSLKTGETGVTRLEISMNAQNVRNLIMTPGPGPETPLFRNFQALKEAWTLDAVNNDDESIYDLNSSVAFGRMLGQIGYKYTIAPYTNAQFWLNVKNQLNQGLKEQDRLLDRVYLQCYDGGAYNNPPGWQTFLGMKVVPLIWVINDSKPVYGATAAQARTRLTQWHQQSTLAGGGYWNDYDIEKMGLSYRDYGNVLASIFP; from the coding sequence ATGGAGCAGGACAACGGAGCCGGCAGAGCTGCTTTCAGTTGGAACTCTCGATATATCTTTCaatcatccacccccccaccaattCAAATCACCCACTCCACGGCTCACcatgccaaaaaaaaaaatccgaCAATGCGATCCCTGTTCCTACTCCCCATCATCTGGCATCTTGTTCTGGCAGCCAGCGTTCGAAGCATTTTTCTGTTCAAAGATGTCATGAAATCCAATACAACAGCCCTCAAGACGTCGGGCTTTAATACTCTCATCATGTTTGGCGTGGGCATTTTGAGCAATGGCGACATCATGTATTATTCCAACACGCCTGAAAGTCAAGATGTGCGAATTGCTTCTGGCGGGGTCTATGTTGGGGGTGATGCTCTGGCCCAAAAGGTGCGCTCGCTGAAAACGGGGGAAACCGGCGTCACGAGGCTGGAGATTTCGATGAACGCCCAGAATGTGAGAAACCTCATAATGACACCAGGCCCAGGGCCAGAGACGCCTTTGTTTCGCAACTTTCAGGCCTTGAAGGAAGCTTGGACGCTTGATGCCGTCAACAATGACGACGAATCCATTTATGATCTCAACAGTTCGGTTGCCTTTGGAAGAATGCTGGGCCAGATCGGATACAAATACACCATCGCGCCATATACGAACGCCCAGTTCTGGCTTAACGTGAAGAATCAACTTAATCAGGGGCTCAAGGAACAAGACAGACTGCTTGATCGGGTGTATCTACAATGCTACGACGGCGGGGCATACAATAACCCTCCTGGATGGCAGACATTTTTGGGTATGAAGGTTGTTCCTCTGATCTGGGTCATCAATGACTCCAAACCGGTTTACGGCGCCACTGCTGCTCAGGCGCGAACCCGACTTACCCAGTGGCATCAACAAAGTACCCTTGCCGGAGGAGGGTACTGGAACGACTACGATATCGAAAAGATGGGGTTATCGTATAGGGATTATGGCAACGTACTGGCCAGCATATTTCCGTAG
- a CDS encoding hypothetical protein (EggNog:ENOG503NVJ2; COG:S) gives MGLQPPPDKTEDYYDLGDFYMTITTRSHDTQIWFNRGLVWCYGFNHEEAVKCFERAALTDPDCAMAYWGLAYALGPNYNKPWAAFDDEEGSRNLRRAREAVVAALAKAAAAAPVERALVEALQHRYPQDRGEAKQGYVWNHTFAQAMEVAYNAHPSHPDVAAVYVDALLNLTPWDLWDLRTGAPTKGARTLDAKAALDDALSKHPNHPGMLHLYIHLMEMSVQPELALNAADRLLGIIPDSGHLNHMPSHIYMLCGDYRSAITSNSAAVRADQKSVQRDGAINFYSLYRCHDLHFRLYAAMFAGQSAVALETAQLLEEAIPEELLRVQSPPMADWLEGFLAMRVHALVRFGKWQAIQRLPLPKDKSLYCSTTAMILYAKGVAFANTGRFQEAEEARAQFQSAVKTVPASRTVFNNPCQAILAIASAMLDGELEYRRGNIELGFEHLRRSIELDDALPYDEPWGWMQPTRHAYGALLLEQGRVEEALAVYAADLGFDGTLPRALQHRNNVWALHGYHECLTTLKREAEAKIVWPQLQIALAVADVSVMASCFCRKIPGGTHKL, from the coding sequence ATGGggctccaacctcccccagaTAAGACGGAAGACTACTACGACCTTGGCGACTTTTACatgaccatcaccaccagaagCCACGATACACAGATATGGTTCAACCGTGGGCTCGTGTGGTGCTACGGGTTCAACCATGAAGAGGCCGTCAAGTGCTTTGAGCGGGCGGCTCTGACAGACCCCGACTGCGCCATGGCATACTGGGGTCTTGCTTATGCCCTGGGTCCCAACTACAACAAGCCGTGGGCTGCCtttgatgacgaggaaggaAGCCGAAACCTGCGGCGGGCCAGAGAAGCTGTGGTTGCGGCATTGgcaaaggcggcggcggcggcgccggtggAGCGAGCACTTGTTGAGGCTCTCCAGCATCGGTACCCACAAGATCGAGGGGAGGCCAAGCAGGGATACGTCTGGAACCACACGTTTGCGCAAGCCATGGAAGTGGCATACAATGCTCACCCAAGCCATCCCGACGTGGCCGCCGTCTATGTCGACGCCTTGTTGAACCTGACACCATGGGACCTCTGGGACTTGCGAACAGGAGCACCGACCAAGGGGGCGAGGACACTGGATGCCAAAGCGGCCTTGGATGACGCCCTCTCCAAGCACCCAAACCACCCTGGAATGCTTCACCTCTACATTCACCTCATGGAGATGTCGGTCCAGCCCGAGCTTGCCCTGAACGCGGCCGACAGACTGTTGGGCATCATCCCCGACTCGGGCCATCTCAACCACATGCCATCTCACATTTACATGCTCTGCGGAGATTACCGTTCCGCGATAACTTCCAACTCGGCGGCTGTGCGGGCGGACCAGAAGTCTGTGCAAAGAGACGGCGCCATCAACTTTTACAGTCTGTACCGCTGCCACGACTTGCATTTTCGGCTTTATGCTGCCATGTTTGCGGGACAGTCCGCAGTGGCTCTAGAAACAGCCCAGTTGCTCGAAGAGGCGATACCGGAAGAGCTTCTGAGAGTGCAATCGCCGCCAATGGCCGACTGGCTGGAGGGATTTCTTGCCATGAGGGTACATGCGCTCGTTAGGTTTGGTAAGTGGCAGGCCATACAGCGTCTCCCTTTACCAAAAGACAAGTCGTTATACTGTTCCACGACGGCCATGATTCTCTACGCAAAGGGTGTGGCTTTCGCCAATACCGGGAGATTCCAAGAGGCCGAGGAAGCGCGAGCTCAGTTCCAGAGTGCTGTCAAGACCGTGCCCGCCTCAAGGACAGTCTTCAACAACCCGTGCCAAGCTATCCTAGCTATTGCCTCTGCCATGTTGGATGGAGAGTTGGAGTATCGTCGGGGAAATATCGAGCTGGGTTTTGAGCATCTGCGCAGGTCTATTGAGCTGGATGATGCTCTGCCGTATGATGAGCCCTGGGGCTGGATGCAGCCGACCCGGCATGCTTATGGGGCTCTGCTGTTGGAGCAGGGAAGAGTAGAAGAGGCCCTTGCGGTGTATGCAGCGGATTTGGGATTCGATGGCACCCTTCCCCGAGCCTTGCAGCACCGAAATAATGTGTGGGCATTGCATGGCTATCACGAATGCCTCACCACGCTCAAGAGGGAAGCCGAGGCCAAGATTGTGTGGCCCCAGTTGCAGATTGCTTTAGCGGTAGCAGATGTTTCCGTCATGGCTTCCTGCTTTTGCCGGAAGATTCCAGGTGGTACCCACAAGCTGTAG
- a CDS encoding hypothetical protein (CAZy:CE5; EggNog:ENOG503P2FW; COG:G), with amino-acid sequence MRFLTTIVAFTGLVTALPSRIEEIRSLDLLEDLSKKQTLETRQSSQTRNELQTGGTCPPIIFIYARGSTEGGNLGSLGPLIADVLEANYGANNVWIQGVGGNYKANLLDNLLPDGTTAAAIAEMKNLFTLASTRCPSAKIVSGGYSQGAALTAAAIRDSTAAIREKIKGVVLFGYTKNQQNNGGIPNYPSNRLTVFCESGDLVCSGTLIVTPAHGEYQDEARDQAPKFLIARINAS; translated from the exons ATGcgttttctcaccaccatTGTCGCATTCACCGGGTTGGTGACTGCGCTCCCTAGCCGCATTGAAGAGATCAGGTCGCTGGACCTCCTCGAGGACCTCTCAAAGAAGCAAACTCTCGAGACCCGGCAGAGCAGTCAGACCAGAAACGAGCTCCAGACCGGTGGGACTTGCCCTCCGATCATCTTCATCTATGCTCGCGGCTCCACTGAGGGCGGCAACCTT GGCTCGTTGGGACCGTTGATCGCCGACGTGCTCGAGGCAAACTATGGCGCCAACAATGTCTGGATCCAGGGTGTCGGTGGCAACTACAAGGCCAACTTGCTTGACAACCTGCTTCCGGACGGCACTACAGCAGCGGCCATCGCAGAGATGAAGAACCTCTTTACCCTGGCCAGCACCAGATGCCCATCGGCAAAGATTGTGTCTGGTGGCTACAG CCAAGGCGCTGCCCTCACGGCTGCTGCCATCCGTGACAGCACGGCCGCCATCCGGGAAAAGATCAAGGGAGTTGTTCTGTTTGGCTACACCAAGAACCAGCAGAACAATGGTGGGATCCCCAACTATCCTTCCAACCGCCTCACGGTATTCTGTGAGAGTGGAGACTTGGTGTGCTCAGGGACATTGATTGTGACACCTGCGCACGGCGAGTATCAAGACGAGGCTCGCGATCAAGCACCCAAGTTCCTTATTGCTCGCATCAACGCCAGCTGA